From Actinomyces procaprae:
AGCCGGAGCTCCAGCGGCCGGCCACCTGCCCGCCGGTGGGGCGCAGAACCTCGAAGAGGTGATGGGCGGTGTCGGTGGCGCCGTCGGGGAGGATCAGCTCGACGCCGTCGCCGGGCTCACGGGCATCACGCTCCTCGATCTGGCAGCCGAGCAGCTCGTCCACCCGGTCATCCGTCAACACGCGGCCGGTGGCGCCGGTGGCGAAGGACATGGGCCCGGCCACCAGGATGCCGCCGTGCGCCACGTAGCGGTGCAGGGAATCGACGACGTCGTCATGGGCCACATACAGGCTGGGGGCGACGATGATCCGGTACCGGGACAGGTCGTCGCGGCCGTCGGTGACGTCCACACCACCGAGGTGACGGGCCAGCGCCGCATGCCATCCACGGGCCTGTGTGATCAAGTCCCAGTGGTCTGAGAAGCCGTCGACGAGCCGGCTGTACCACCACGAGTCCCAGTCCACGAGGACCGCCGCCTGCGCATCGACCCGGCCGCCGATCAGCGCGTCGAGCCGGGACAGTTCCCGGCCGAGGGCGGCGGTCTCGCGGTAGGTGCGGGTATCGGTGCGGCCGCGGTGGTCGAGGACGCCGCCGAACCACATCTCCGAGCCCGCCGGGGCGCTGCGCAGCTGAAAATGGAGCACCGTGTCGGCCCCCTGGGCGAGGGCCTGCAGGCTCCAGCGGCGCAGGACGCCCGGCGGGCGGGTGGGGTTGACGTCCCGGCAGGTGGTGGCGACCGGTGCCTGCTCCATCAGCCACAAGGGCTTGCCGCGGCCGACCGCGCGCATGAGGGAGTGGTTGAAGGCCATCTCCGGCCAGGCGCGGGTGGTGCGCGGGTAGTTGTCCCAGGCGACGACGTCGAGGTCTCGGGCGAAGCGGAAGTAGTCCAGGTGCTCGTAGGGCCCCATGAGATTGGTGGTGACCGGGTGGGCGGTGTCGAAGCGGCGCACCTGCCCGATCTCGCCCTCCAGGCAGGCGGCGAACTGCTCGGTCATATAGCGCTTGTACTCCAGCGTGATGACCGGGAAGCCGCTGCGATAGGGGCCGCCCCAGTGCTCGGTGAGCGCATTCGGGGCGGGGATCTGAGCGGGGTCAGTGAAGCGGTGGGACCAGATCTGTGTGCACCAGTGGCGGTTGAGCGCTTCCAGCCCGCCGTGCGTGCGCAGCAGCCAGCGGCGGAATCCGGCGGCGCAGCGCTCGCAGTAGCAGGCGCCGCCGTACTCGTTGCCGATGTGCCAGGCGAGCAGGGCGGGGTGGGCGTGGTAGCGCCGCGCGAGTAGCCCGGCGATTCGCTGCGACTGTTCGCGAAACACCGGCGAGGTGGGGCAGAAGTGGTGCCGCTGACCGTAGCCGTGTCGCCGTCCCTCGAAGTCCACCCGCATGGTGGTCGGCTCGGCCGCCACCAGCCAGGGCGGCAGCGCCGCGGTCGGGGTGGCGAGGACGACGCCGAAGCCACAGGCGTGAACACGGTCCAACAGGGAGTCGAGCCGGTCCCAGGCGAAGGTATTCGGGGCGGGTTGCAGCTCCGCCCAGCCGAAGACATTGAGGGTGAGGGTATTGATACCGGCCGCCTCCAGGGCGGCCAGATCGGTATCGATGGTGGCGTCGTCCCACTGCTCGGGGTTGTAGTCGCCGCCGTGCAGGATGTGTGCGGGCAGGTGCATGCATCACTCCAACGAGGTGGACGTCGGGTCGGTCGGCCGAGTGAACTGCGCGGTGAGGATGCGCCGCTGCCCGCGCGTGGCGGGTGCGGCCAGCGCGCACAGCGGCACCCAGGCGAGCACCAGGGCGGCCGGGGCGTGCAGGGCGAGGAGGAGGCCCGCGGCCCCGATGCCCGCGAGGAGGAGGGTTCCGGCGGCGTCGCGAACGCTCATGACGACGGTGAGCACGA
This genomic window contains:
- a CDS encoding beta-galactosidase, which encodes MHLPAHILHGGDYNPEQWDDATIDTDLAALEAAGINTLTLNVFGWAELQPAPNTFAWDRLDSLLDRVHACGFGVVLATPTAALPPWLVAAEPTTMRVDFEGRRHGYGQRHHFCPTSPVFREQSQRIAGLLARRYHAHPALLAWHIGNEYGGACYCERCAAGFRRWLLRTHGGLEALNRHWCTQIWSHRFTDPAQIPAPNALTEHWGGPYRSGFPVITLEYKRYMTEQFAACLEGEIGQVRRFDTAHPVTTNLMGPYEHLDYFRFARDLDVVAWDNYPRTTRAWPEMAFNHSLMRAVGRGKPLWLMEQAPVATTCRDVNPTRPPGVLRRWSLQALAQGADTVLHFQLRSAPAGSEMWFGGVLDHRGRTDTRTYRETAALGRELSRLDALIGGRVDAQAAVLVDWDSWWYSRLVDGFSDHWDLITQARGWHAALARHLGGVDVTDGRDDLSRYRIIVAPSLYVAHDDVVDSLHRYVAHGGILVAGPMSFATGATGRVLTDDRVDELLGCQIEERDAREPGDGVELILPDGATDTAHHLFEVLRPTGGQVAGRWSSGWFAGGAAVVRHEFGRGSVIRLGALLSRAGRRHLIASLVDPAPGHPLVGEMEHTSRTGPHGSFDMLLNHDQVPRAWTPPADATDLLTGERVYAGIPLTVSAGDVCVLRRA